In Lacinutrix sp. Bg11-31, the DNA window GCTAAATGGTAGACCAATTTCTATCATATCTGTTCCATTTTTTTCAAGGTTTTCTATTATTGAAACAGTATCGTTTAAATTAGGATAACCTGCCGAAAAGTAGATGCTTAATAGCTTTTTGTTTTCTTTTAGTTTTTGGTTTATTCTGTTCATTTTAAAATGAATTTATTTTGTAATTGCGTAATTGAATACGTAATCTAATTAAATTTTATTTACGTTCATTTTGCCTTGATGCAAAATCCTTAGACTACGCTCAGGATAAACTAAGCAAAAAAAATCACGGACAAGCAAAGGGATTTTTAGTTTTTTAAACTGAAACCGATTCGAAAACTCCGCGTCGCACAGACCAAAAAAGTCTGCACTCCTGTTTTCGGAGCTTTTCTTTATCTATTCTTCGTCTTGTCGTTCAATTCTATGAATTGATTTAGGACTTTTATTTTATTAAATTATTGTTCGTCCTATGTTGTTTTCTTTTTTTATTTTTGCTCACTGCTCACTGCTCACTGCTCACTGCTCACTGCTCACTGCTCACTGCTCACTGCTCACTGCTCACTGCTCACTGCTCACTTCTCACTTCTCACTTCTCACTTCTCACTTCTCACTGCGTTAAGGATTGAAAGGTTTGTTTGAGCTCCTCGCAGAGAGCGAGCCTTGAAAGCCTGACCCTTGCGGTAACGCCCAAATAATTTTATAGATTGAAATAGTCTATATAATTTTGTAAGTCTTTGTCTCCACGACCAGAAAGACTTAAAACAACAACGTCTTCTGGTTTAAATTTTTTCTGTTCGAAAACGGCTAATGCATGCGAACTTTCTATGGCTGGAATAATACCTTCTAGCTTAGATAATTCTAATCCTGCATTCATGGCTTGATCGTCTGTTATTGAAATAAATTCTGCACGACCTGTTTTATATAAATGTGCGTGCATTGGACCAATACCAGGATAATCTAAACCTGCAGAAATAGAGTATGGTTCTGTAATTTGTCCGTCGCCAGTTTGCATTAACAACGTTTTGCTACCATGTATAACGCCTTCTTTACCAAGTGCAGATGTTGCCGCGCTTTCTCCAGAATGAACACCTTTTCCGGCAGCTTCTACTGCTATTAACTTTACGTCTGTATTTTCTAAATAATGATAAAAAGCACCAGCAGCATTACTACCACCACCAACGCAAGCTATTACGTAATCTGGCGTGGTTTTGCCTTCTTTTTCTTGTAATTGCCATTGCATCTCTTCGGATACGACTGCTTGAAAACGAGCAACCATATCTGGATAAGGATGAGGTCCTACAACACTACCAATAATGTAATGGGTGTTTACAGGATTGTTAATCCAGTCTCTTATGGCTTCGTTAGTGGCATCTTTTAATGTACGACTTCCTGATAACGCAGGAACTACGGTTGCACCTAACATTTTCATTCTTGCAACGTTTGGAGCTTGACGTGCAATATCAATTTCGCCCATGTAAACAATACATTCTAAGCCCATAAGTGCACAAACAGTTGCTGTTGCAACTCCGTGTTGTCCAGCTCCAGTTTCGGCAATAATTCGTTTTTTGCCTAAACGCTGCGCCATTAGAATTTGACCAATAGTATTGTTTATTTTATGTGCTCCTGTATGGTTTAAATCTTCTCGTTTTAAGTAGATTTTTGTATTGTATTTTTCGCTTAACCTTTTAGCTAAGTAGAGTGGAGAAGGGCGTCCAACGTAATCTTTTAATAACTGATCAAACTCTTCTTTAAAAGAAGGTTCTGCCATTATTTTAAGATAGTTTTGGCGTAATTCTTCAACATTTGGATAGAGCATTTCTGGAATGTATGCGCCTCCAAATTCTCCGTAATATCCTTTGTCGTTAATATTGTATGTCATGTGTTTTCTGTAAATAATGGATTCCGATATTTGTATTAATACGCTTAACGGAACGACATGAAATAATTATTTAATCTTCTTTTATATAATTAGCTTCTACTAATTTTTTGCGAAAATCTTTTAGTTTTGTATAGTCTTTTATTCCTGCTGCTGTTTCGAACTTACTGTTTAAATCTAAAGTGCAACAAAGATCGGATTCTGGTCTTTTTAAGAATAGAAGTAGCGCTTCCATTTCGTTTGGACCAATACCTCCACTTAAAAAATATGGTTTTATAGATGGATATTTTTTAAAGATATTCCAGTTAAAAGTATAACCGTTTCCACCAGGTTCTTTTCCTTTTGTATCGAATAAATAATAGTCGCAAACGTCCTCAAAAGGCTCTAAGACTTTAAAATCGAATTGATTTTTTACAGAAAACACTTTAATAACTGTTAAGTCTAATGCTTTAAGTCTTTCGCACAATTCTGGCGTTTCATCACCACCATGTAATTGTACACCTTGAAGATTGTGCTTTTCTACTTTACCTCTTATAAAATCGAAAGTAGCATTTACAAAAACGCCAATTTTGTTTATGTCTTCTGAAATTTCTGGAATAACGCTATCAAAATAACGTGATGATTTTTCGTAAAAAATGAAACCCATATATTCTGGTTTAATATCTGCAACATCAAGGATGTTGTTTTCATTTTTCATTCCGCATACTTTTAGTTTCATAGTCTTAAATCTTTTATAAATTGTTTTGCGCTTTCTCCAGCATTTTTTGTTTTCATAAAGTTTTCTCCTATTAAGAATCCTTTATAGCCAAAAGGTTGTAAAGTTTTAATGGCTTCTATATTACTAATTCCACTTTCTGATACTTTTACAAAGTCGTTTGGAATTAATGCACTTAATTGTTTACTTGTTTCTAAACTAACGTCGAACGTTTTTAAATTTCTATTGTTTACGCCTAACATATCTAAACTAGGCATTATAGATTTATTTAGCTCTTCTTCGTTATGGACTTCTAAAAGAACATCTAAATTTAAGCTTTTTGCGAGTTCCGAAAACTGTTTTATTTCGTTTTTTGTTAGTATGGCAGCTATTAATAAAATAACATCTGCACCATAAGCTTTGGCTTCTATTATTTGATAAGTATCTATAATAAATTCTTTACGAAGTAGAGGCAGGTTACAGCTTGCTCGTGCTGTTAGCAAATCGTCCAAAGAACCTCCAAAATATTTGCCATCTGTTAAAACAGACATACCGCAAACGCCTGCTTCTTCGTAACCTTTTGCTACATCAAAAATATTTAAATCGTGATTTATAATTTGTTTCGACGGAGAACGTCGTTTATGTTCTGCAATAATTCCTGTAGTACTGTTTCTAAGTTTATTAGCTAAAGAGATCGTTTCCCTTTCAAACAAAATAGATTGTTCTAATTGTTTTGTAGGAATAAGTTGCTTTCGAAGGTTTACTTCTATGCGCTTATCGTTTACTATTTTGGTTAAAATATCCATGTTTTAGTATTCTTGTCTGCTCGAGTGGTTTCGGTTTTTAGCGAAATTGTATCGAGAATTTTTTTATACTTCTCGATACAATTTTTCGTCCCTCAAAATCACTCGAAGTGACATTTTTATTTACTCAATTCTATTAAGCGCTGTAAACTTGCTTTAGCTCTACCACTTTCTAAGCTTTCTTTAGCAAGTTGAAATCCATCTTGATGCGATATTTTATTTACGGTTGCAATTGCTAATCCTGCATTTGCGCAAACAACATTGTTTTGTGCTTCAGTTCCTTTACCTTTAATAATACTTTTGAAAATTTTAGCAGCTTCTTTTACAGATGTGCCTCCAAAGATTTCTGATTGTTCTATTTGGTCTACTTTTAAATCTGAAGGACTTAATATCGTTTCAGAATTATTAGAAATTATCTTAGTTTCTCCAGTTAAAGAGATTTCGTCATAACCATCTAACGCATGAACTATGCTATAGTTTTTGTCTGTATTTTGATATAAATAACCATAAAGCCTTTGTAATTCTAGGTTAAAAACACCTACCATTTGGTTTTTTGGAAATGAAGGGTTTACCATAGGTCCAAGCATGTTAAAAAAGGTTTTAACACCTAATTCTTTACGAATAGGAGCAACATGTTTCATGGCAGGATGAAATAAAGGTGCGTGTAACACGCATATTCCTGCTTGATCTATAGAATATTTTAAAAAGTCTGATTTATTAGAAAAATGAATACCTAAAGCCTCCATAACATTTGAAGATCCTGAAGCAGATGACACACCATAGTTTCCATGCTTGGCAACTTTTACACCTGCTCCAGCAGTTACAAAAGAGGATAAAGTAGAAATGTTGAACGTGTCTTTTCCATCGCCTCCAGTGCCACACAAATCTATGGCATTAAAATCTGATAAATTTACTGGGATGCAAAGTTCTAAAAGCGCATCGCGAAAACCTTTAAGCTCTTCTAGTGTAATGCTACGCATCATGAAAACTGTTAAAAACGATGCAATTTGACTTTGGTTATATTTCCCTTCAGAAATATTAACCAATACATTTCTAGCTTCTAGGCTTGAGATGTTCTCGTGATTTATTAATCTGTTTAGTATTTGTTTCATATTAATGCCTGCGAAAGCAGGTATCTTATTTATTATACTTCTTTTTTATTTCTGTTCATTTTGTCTTGATACAAAAGGAACCAAAAAATCACGATCAAACTCAGGAAATTGCTAAAGCATCATTCTCTTTCGAGATTACGTGCTTAAAGCTTCGCTTTGCGTCTCCATTCCTTCGATCATTATTTCTTAATTTTGATGTTCAATTCTCTGAATTGATTTAGGACTTTCACTTTTATTATATTTTTGTTTAGTTCTAATTAATTTCAATTTTGCTAACTGCTAACTGCTAACTGCTAACTGCTAACTGCTAACTGCTAACTAACTATTAATCCAGTTTTCTAAAATTTGTTTTCCATTAGGTGTTAATACACTTTCTGGATGATATTGTACTCCTTTTACGTCGTAAAGTCTGTGTCTTAAAGACATTACTTGTCCGTTTTTATCGAAAGAAGTAGCCTCCAATTGTTCTGGTAAATTTGCATTTACAACCCAAGAATGATACCTGCCAACTTCTATGGTTTTTTCCATGCCTTTAAATAACGATTCATTATCAACAGTAATATCAACTTTGGTAGCTACACCATGAAAGACGGTATCTAAATTTACTAAACTTCCGCCAAAAACTTCGGCTATAGCTTGTTGTCCTAAACAAACGCCAAGAATACTTTTTGTTGGAGCATATTGTTTAATAATGGCTTTTAATAAACCAGCTTCATCTGGAATTCCAGGACCTGGTGATAGTACTATTTTATCGAATGCGTTAACCTCTTCTAAAGTTAATTTGTCGTTTCGTTTTACAGTAACTTTACAACCTAAGTCTTCTAAATAATGAACTAAGTTGTATGTGAAACTATCGTAGTTGTCTATTACTAATACTTTTTTCATATTAAATTTCTTTTGCTAATTCAATAGCATTTGTCAACGCTCCTAATTTATTATACACCTCTTGCAATTCACTTTCTGGATTAGATTTAGAAACCAAACCAGCTCCAGCTTGCCAATGCAATTCGTGATTTTTACTTAAGAATGTTCTTATCATAATTGCATGATTATAATTACCATTAAAATCCATAAAACCAATAGCTCCTCCATAAAATGCACGACTGGTTTTTTCGTATTTCTCAATAAGTTGCATCGCGTTATGTTTTGGAGCACCACTTAAAGTTCCTGCAGGAAATGTATCTGCAACTACTTGCATAGTTGGTGTATTGTCGTGTATTTTTCCTGTAACCTTACTTACCAAATGTATAACATGAGAGAAAAACTGTGCTTCTCTATATGTTTCAACTTTTACTTGGCTTCCATGTCTACTTAAATCGTTCCTGGCTAAGTCAACAAGCATAACATGTTCAGCATTTTCTTTTTCATCACTAGCCAATTGTTTTGCTAATTCTGTGTCTTTTTCATCGTTTCCAGTACGTTTAAATGTTCCTGCAATAGGATGGATTTCTGCGATACCTTCGTTTACAACTAATTGTGCTTCAGGTGAACTTCCAAATATTTTAAAATCGCCATAATCGAAATAGAATAAATATGGAGAAGGATTAATGCTTCGTAAAGCGCGATAGACATTAAACTCGTCACCTTTAAATTTTTGAGAAAACTTTTTCGAAAGCACAAGTTGAAAAACATCACCTCGAGCACAGTGTTGTTTTGCTAATGTTACATGTTCTTTATATTCGTTATCAGTTAAGTTCGATTCAATCTCTGAATCTGTAGAAAACTCGTAAGAGGCAAAATTTGTAGACTTTATTAAATGTAATATTTCATCAATATTACTGGCATTATCATTAAAGCAATGTGCGAAAATATAAGCCTCATTTTTAAAATGATTAATGGCAATAATATTTTGGTAAACTGCGTAATAAATATCTGGTATATCTATTGAATTTGGTTTTTTTGAAATTTCAATGTCTTCAAAGTACTTTACAGCATCATAAGAGGTGTAACCAAAAACACCATTGTTTATAAATTTAAAATCTTCATCAGAAGTGACCTTGAAACGTTGCGTGAACTTATGTATCATTTTAGGAACATCTGTAGTACGATTTCTTAGCATACTACCATCTGGGAATTTTTGCTCAATAGTATCTCCTGAAACTTTGATAGAAGCAATAGGATTAAAACAGATGTAAGAAAAACTATTATCACTTGCATGATAGTCACTACTTTCTAATAAGATGCTATTCGGAAATTTATCGCGAATTTTTAAGTAGATACTCACAGGTGTAATAGTATCTGCAAGGATTTTTTTGTAATTGGTGTAAAGGCTAAAAGTCTTCATTTATTCTGAATTTATTTTCAGTATCTCAATTAATGAGATGTTATTTTTATTTAAGATTCTGAAACAAATTCAGAATAAAAAAAAAGGCTTGTCGTGAATGACAAGCCTTTTGTATGTTTAATTAAATATACGTAAGAGTTTATTCACGAATTGTTTTTCGAGAAGTCCACCACCAAGTATAATTTAAATTTGCGTTCATATTTAGTATAAAGGTCAAAGATATAAATTGAATGCTAAAAATCAAATTAATTTTAACGTAAATATTAAAAAATGAGTTGTGGATGTAACACTTTATGTTTTTTTTCGTCTATATTTTAAGGAAAAGTTAATTTCATTAACTTTGCACTTTAAAAAATAACAATGGCAGATTTATCACAAGAGCAATGGGCTCAACAACTAAAAGCAGACGAAAATGCTTTTTTATTAGATGTAAGAACTGAAGAAGAGGTTGCAGACGGGTTTATACCAAATGCTAAGAATCTAAATATATTTAAAGGCCAGGCCTTTGTCTATGAATTGGAAGCATTAGATAAAAATAAAAATTATTATGTGTATTGCAAAGCTGGCGGAAGAAGTGGTCAAGCATGTGCACTCATGAATCAAATGGGATTTGAAAACACTTACAATTTAATGGGTGGGTTTTCAGAATGGACAGGAGAAGTCGAAGAATAGATCAATCAATCAATCAATCAATCAATCAATCAATCAATCAATCAAAAAAATTCCGTCTTTGCGGAAGTAAAAAATAAAAACAATGAAAAAATCAACAATAGTAATCGTATTAGTTTTAATGATAAGTGTATTTAGCTGTTCTACAAAAACTA includes these proteins:
- the trpB gene encoding tryptophan synthase subunit beta; protein product: MTYNINDKGYYGEFGGAYIPEMLYPNVEELRQNYLKIMAEPSFKEEFDQLLKDYVGRPSPLYLAKRLSEKYNTKIYLKREDLNHTGAHKINNTIGQILMAQRLGKKRIIAETGAGQHGVATATVCALMGLECIVYMGEIDIARQAPNVARMKMLGATVVPALSGSRTLKDATNEAIRDWINNPVNTHYIIGSVVGPHPYPDMVARFQAVVSEEMQWQLQEKEGKTTPDYVIACVGGGSNAAGAFYHYLENTDVKLIAVEAAGKGVHSGESAATSALGKEGVIHGSKTLLMQTGDGQITEPYSISAGLDYPGIGPMHAHLYKTGRAEFISITDDQAMNAGLELSKLEGIIPAIESSHALAVFEQKKFKPEDVVVLSLSGRGDKDLQNYIDYFNL
- a CDS encoding phosphoribosylanthranilate isomerase, whose protein sequence is MKLKVCGMKNENNILDVADIKPEYMGFIFYEKSSRYFDSVIPEISEDINKIGVFVNATFDFIRGKVEKHNLQGVQLHGGDETPELCERLKALDLTVIKVFSVKNQFDFKVLEPFEDVCDYYLFDTKGKEPGGNGYTFNWNIFKKYPSIKPYFLSGGIGPNEMEALLLFLKRPESDLCCTLDLNSKFETAAGIKDYTKLKDFRKKLVEANYIKED
- the trpC gene encoding indole-3-glycerol phosphate synthase TrpC; translated protein: MDILTKIVNDKRIEVNLRKQLIPTKQLEQSILFERETISLANKLRNSTTGIIAEHKRRSPSKQIINHDLNIFDVAKGYEEAGVCGMSVLTDGKYFGGSLDDLLTARASCNLPLLRKEFIIDTYQIIEAKAYGADVILLIAAILTKNEIKQFSELAKSLNLDVLLEVHNEEELNKSIMPSLDMLGVNNRNLKTFDVSLETSKQLSALIPNDFVKVSESGISNIEAIKTLQPFGYKGFLIGENFMKTKNAGESAKQFIKDLRL
- the trpD gene encoding anthranilate phosphoribosyltransferase, whose translation is MKQILNRLINHENISSLEARNVLVNISEGKYNQSQIASFLTVFMMRSITLEELKGFRDALLELCIPVNLSDFNAIDLCGTGGDGKDTFNISTLSSFVTAGAGVKVAKHGNYGVSSASGSSNVMEALGIHFSNKSDFLKYSIDQAGICVLHAPLFHPAMKHVAPIRKELGVKTFFNMLGPMVNPSFPKNQMVGVFNLELQRLYGYLYQNTDKNYSIVHALDGYDEISLTGETKIISNNSETILSPSDLKVDQIEQSEIFGGTSVKEAAKIFKSIIKGKGTEAQNNVVCANAGLAIATVNKISHQDGFQLAKESLESGRAKASLQRLIELSK
- a CDS encoding aminodeoxychorismate/anthranilate synthase component II, giving the protein MKKVLVIDNYDSFTYNLVHYLEDLGCKVTVKRNDKLTLEEVNAFDKIVLSPGPGIPDEAGLLKAIIKQYAPTKSILGVCLGQQAIAEVFGGSLVNLDTVFHGVATKVDITVDNESLFKGMEKTIEVGRYHSWVVNANLPEQLEATSFDKNGQVMSLRHRLYDVKGVQYHPESVLTPNGKQILENWINS
- a CDS encoding anthranilate synthase component I family protein, which gives rise to MKTFSLYTNYKKILADTITPVSIYLKIRDKFPNSILLESSDYHASDNSFSYICFNPIASIKVSGDTIEQKFPDGSMLRNRTTDVPKMIHKFTQRFKVTSDEDFKFINNGVFGYTSYDAVKYFEDIEISKKPNSIDIPDIYYAVYQNIIAINHFKNEAYIFAHCFNDNASNIDEILHLIKSTNFASYEFSTDSEIESNLTDNEYKEHVTLAKQHCARGDVFQLVLSKKFSQKFKGDEFNVYRALRSINPSPYLFYFDYGDFKIFGSSPEAQLVVNEGIAEIHPIAGTFKRTGNDEKDTELAKQLASDEKENAEHVMLVDLARNDLSRHGSQVKVETYREAQFFSHVIHLVSKVTGKIHDNTPTMQVVADTFPAGTLSGAPKHNAMQLIEKYEKTSRAFYGGAIGFMDFNGNYNHAIMIRTFLSKNHELHWQAGAGLVSKSNPESELQEVYNKLGALTNAIELAKEI
- a CDS encoding rhodanese-like domain-containing protein, whose protein sequence is MADLSQEQWAQQLKADENAFLLDVRTEEEVADGFIPNAKNLNIFKGQAFVYELEALDKNKNYYVYCKAGGRSGQACALMNQMGFENTYNLMGGFSEWTGEVEE